GACGTTGAAGAATTCGGTCACTAAAACAAAGCTTCGTTACCGGAGGCTTGATGAACCCGTGCCGGATTCCGAGGATTTGAAAGTTGCTTATTGGTTCGATGGAGAGCGGAATGAGGCTTTCGAAAGGAAAGTGGCTAATTATTTACGGCGATTACTCCCGGAGATGCCCTATTTAACAAGCCTTGAGCTGGAATTTCAAAGTACGAACACCTTTCCGCACTCAACCGGAATTGCTTCTTCGGCGTCCTCGATGAGTGCGATTACGCTCTGTTTAGTCGATATGGAAAAAAAGATGGGACTGCGAAAACCTCCCACTCAGGATTTGTCTCGTCGTGCGTCGCATCTGGCCCGGTTAGGGTCGGGGAGTGCCTGTCGCTCGGTGTATGGCGGTTGGGTCACCTGGGGGGAAGACGGTTTGTTGCCCGATTCTTCCGACCGATATGCGTCGCCTTTGGAGCAGGACATTCCCGAACAATGGCAAAATTTGCGGGATGCCATTTTGATTGTTAATTCCGACCGGAAGAAAGTTTCAAGTTCTGCTGGTCATGGATTGATGAGCAATCATCCTTTTGCGGAAGGTCGTTACCGTCAGGCCCGGAAACACCTGAACTGTATGATGCTGGCGCTCCAGAACGGAGATGAGAAGACCTTTGTTGAAGTGGTGGAGAGTGAAGCATTGTCGTTGCATGGTTTACTGATGACCTCCTCGCAGGACGGTTTGTTGTTGCAACCCGAATCGCTTCAGATTATCAATGCGGTTCGCGCTTTTCGCGAAAAAACAGGCTTGATGGTTTGTTTTACGTTGGATGCGGGCCCCAATGTGCATTTGCTTTATCGCGACGAAGACAAAGAGATGGTGCAACAATTTATTCAGGAGGAGTTGCTTCCGTTCTGTGAAAACAGGCAATGGATTGATGATGAAATTGGCGAAGGCCCCTATAAAGAGGAAATTAAATGAAGCGTTTCCCGGCAAAAATATTACTATTCGGCGAGTACAGCATTATTACGGGCTCGAAAGGACTGGCGCTTCCGTTTAATCTATACGGTGGTCAGTTAGCCTTTCCTGTCGGGAAAATGAGTCCGGCCGAGAAAGAGGCGGCTCATATTTCCAACCAACATTTGGCGGAATTGCTTGGTTTCCTGGAGAAAAATGCAGCAGCACCGGTCTTCTTAAATTTGACTTCCTTCCGGGATGATTTGGCTACCGGACTTTATTTTCAATCAAATATTCCCAATCAATACGGAGTGGGCAGTTCCGGCGCTTTAACAGCTGCTTTGTATCATCGGTATGGTCAGGATACGGAAGAAGAGACGTTGCCGGAGATACGGAAGCAAATGGCGGTCATCGAGTCGTTTTATCACGGAACCAGCTCTGGACTGGATCCGTTGGTGTCGTACGTACAAAAGCCTGTTTGGATCGAAAGCCGCGATAAAATCAGCGTAGAAGCCGGTTGGCCGGAAAAATTTTTCGATGAATATGCTGTTTTCCTAATTGACAGCGGACAGCAGGGCGGAACCGGCGATTTGGTTAACTGGTTTATGGAACAGCATCAGCGGCCCGGTTTTCGGGAAGTTTTCGAGGAAGAATTAGTAAGCGGTATTGATGAACTGGTAGACGCTCTATTGCATGCTCAAACCGATCCGGTTCAGGCGGTTCTGCAACGCATTTCCCGTTTTCAGCTCGACTATTTTCGTCCCATGATTCCGGTGGAGTTCCGGAAGCATTTCCGGTATGGCCTGGAAACTGATGATTTTACGTTAAAGCTGTGTGGCTCGGGAGGCGGTGGTTATCTGCTTGGTTTTACCAAAAATCGCATTGCAACCGAGAAATATTTCCGGGAAAGGGAAATCAGTTGTCTTTTTGTCGAAATGATTCCCGAAAGTGTGGACGGAAACGGGTTCCCTTCTTAAAAAGAAAATGTACCATCGGTGCTTCTTCGGCTACCAACGGTACATCGCTAATTTTTTGTTGCTTATTTGTTTACTGAATTGTCACTTCCAGTGGATGCAGAATGCGTTCAGCCTGTTTTTGTAGCATAGCGTCCCAGCCTTCAACCGACTTTACCTGTCCGCTTTTCACCCATGCAAACCCGGCATAGTAAGTAAGTACCGAATCGTTAGGCTGCGTAACGACCATAATCTGACTTTGGTCCGGGGTTGGTGAGATGTGGGTAAAGGCGCTGTCCACGCGAGCCGGATTAACCACGACACCTTCGCCGACAAAGGAGTCGGCTCCTTTTTCCCACTGACGGAACCAGCCTTCTTTCGGCTCCAGTTTGACATCTCCTTTGCGCTCGTGCATCGAGATACCGATGGTGATATTGGGAACTGGTTTTTCGGGTTTCAGCGATACAACAAATTTGGAGAAGTTCGAGCCCAAATCGAGTGAAATTCGTTTTGTTTCGTGAATCCTGTATTCACTCCACGGTGCATAGGTCAACTCAAAAACGGTACGAATTGGTCCCCGGGCAATGGTCTTGTAGCTGACAAAATTTTTCGAAACATGCAGGCTATCATCTTGCCAAACGCCAATACCCCCATCGCCGCGACTCGAGCCAACATGGTAGGCATCGCATCCTTCTCCACGATCAACGTTATAGTAATCGACACTATCGACGGCGCCTGCGTACCATTCATCAATAATCGGGTATTTAACTCGCTTGAACCAAAGGTCGATGCCACTGGTCAGTGTGCCGCCGGGCTTGTGTTCTTCGGTAAGTTGCTGTGCTTTTGGGCCAAATGTCCGGAAAGCTACTTTATCGTTCTCCCAGGCGTAGTCATCAATTCGTTCGGGAACGAACCTGGAGAAGGTCGTGTATTTGCTGTGTGGTTGTTCTTCGGCACCGTTTTCTCTGCCAATAATCTGGTACGTTTTTTCTTCGTTGGCTTTGATGCTCACCTGGAAAAGCAGTTCGTCGGGTTGACCATCCTGGTTTTCGTCAATCAGCTGCCGAACCAGGTAATTTCCGCTCGACGGATCCAGCACCAAAAGATCTTTCGGCGAATACTTAGCCGTTAAATCTTTTAGTTTCGTCATGGGAATGGATACCGTTTCCGAAATGCGGTTGAAATCCAGCGTATTCTTCACGTGAACTTCTTTTTTGAGGACCGTGTTTGAGTTGCAACCTGCTAACAGGAACAGAGAGAGTAGCGGCCAGTAAATCAGTTTTTTTTGTCGATTGATTTTCATCTGTTTGAATTGTATTATCGGTTCCGTTTATCTTTTTTAGTGTTGACTATGTCACAAAGCGTGATCGGCTTTCAGGGGCATGATAAAAAATTCCGGAGTCATAAAGGTAGAATTTTCGGGCCATTGTGGGGGGAGAAAGTGTATAAATTACATCTTCGTCTCATTCATTTCACGAAAAGTGGTACACCTTCCGGTGAATTCTCCTACCGGGAAATCGCTATCCGGGTACGGTATCATTCCGGTTAACAAACCGTGATATAATACCTATCCGGTAGCCCGAAAGAGTCGAATATTGACCGGCGATACGTAGCATTGCGGTATTTTTCGCGGTAGCCGGATACCATATGGGCCCTGCATGTCCTCTATTTTAATTGATTCTTAACGATATAATACTTAAGTTGATTGTTGAAATTTTGAAGAGCCGGCAAACCCGCCGGCATGGGACAGACAACTTAGCATGTAGTTTTTCGTGGTAACAAGAGAGAACGATCGGCGCATAACCCGGCTTTGAAAAAGCTATAGATAAAACGATAGCCAAAATCAACCGGATATACCGGCATCTTGTGTTTTTGACTCGCCGGAGGGTCGGATAAGCTGCCGATTTCTGTCGGCGACATTCCTGAGGGTAGGATGAGTTGCCGATTTTTGTCGGCAACGTTCCTGAGGGTCGGATGAGTTGCCGGTTTTTGTCGGCAACGTTCCTGAGGGTCGGGTGAGCTGCCGGTTTTTGTCGGCAACGTTCCTGAGGGTCGGGTGAGCTGCCGGTTTTTTCCGGCAACGTTCCTGAGGGTCGGATGAACTGCCGATTTTTTCCGGCAACGTTCCGGAGGGGAGGTTGCACTGAAAACAGTGGTCGGGAATAACATCCCGATTAGTATATAACCAAACTTCAATAAAAACAATTAGAATTATGATTGAAATTGCATTATCCGGTTTGAAGAACAATGTCCTGTTTACCTTGTGTAAACGGATTTATGAATTGATTTTATCGGTGAAAACCGAAGAAATGGGTATCGACTTTTACTTTGGCCGCTTTGAGGAAGCTTATGCCGAATACAAAGCCGCAATGGAAAAGTCGGTGCTAAGTGCTGCCGAGATTGCGGAAAAAGACAGTTTCCGCGACCGGATGTGGTCGGCCCTGCGTATTCATGTGAAGAACTACCTGCGGCACCCGTTACTGGGGGCAAAGGCAACACCCATTTTGAACGAGATTGATAAGTACGGGAAGCAGGTCGTTAAGCAGAGCTATGAAGCGGAGTCGGCTATTATCCATAATTTAACCGAGACGCTCGAATCGGGGTTTACCGACGATTTAGCTGCCATGCACGCCGATGAATGGCTGTCGTTGCTGAAGGATGCCAACACCGATTTCGAAACCACGCTGCGGGCTTATAACGCACAAAAATCGAATGCCGATGAGGTGGATGCTGCCACATCGGTCCGTCCCGGGCTGGAGGAAGCCCTGCGCAAACTGCTCACCTTTCTGCCGATGCAGGCCGAAGTAACCGGGAACAGCGGTTTGAACGAACTGGTGAAACAACTGGAAGTGGAAGTTAGCCGGTTTTAATGAAAAGAGACCTTCAGGGTTTTAAAAACCCTGAAGGTCTGAAAAGATGTTATTTTACTTTCCAATTATCGGTGCGGAAAGGTTCCAGCGGAAGGCCGTTGGTGTCGAACAGATTGGGCATGCCGCCATTGGTGTAGCAGTAACGTACCGCTACGGGGTGTTTTACTTGCTTCGAAAACACTTCAATCGTTCCGTCTTTCTTCAGTTTGGCCTGGGCCGGATAGAAGTGCTGGTCGCTTCCGGCAACCTGAAAGCTCTCGATGGTTCTCCCCTTCACGGTCAGTTTTCCAATCGATTTAACCGTAATGAAAGCCTTGTTTCCTTTGATGTTCATCGAGGCGAACTGCGGCTGATACGGTTGCAGTTTATCAAACCCGTACACTTCTTTCAAGGCCAGGTTCGCCAGTCGGTCGCCAACCGGTTTTTTGGATTTGGGATGAATGTTGGTCACATCGTCCACCAAATCGCCAACCGTTACCATACCGGTTTTGGGCAAGCTCAGTGCCGAGGCTTGCTGCTCGCGGACAATGGCTCCGCTCAAACCGCCGTAACCGCTCCACGGAGCAATCTGTACGAAATAGAACGGGAAATCGTTGCGGAATTCTTTCCGCCAGCTGGTAATCATCGCTTTGAACAGGTCGCCGTAGTACTGCGGCCTGTCGGTATTCTGCTCGCCCTGGTACCAGATGGTTCCGGCAATTTTGTAGTTGAGAATCGGGTGAATCATGGCATTGTAAATAACGGTCGGCGCTACGGGCGACCAACTGACTGCCGGAAGGTCTTCTGCTTCGCGCAGGAGCTGGCTGTTGCCTTTATACGCCTCTTCCGGGGTCCACGCCTGCACGCAGGAGCCGCCCCAGTACGAACCAATCAGCCCGACAGGCTTGTGCAATTGGGCATTCAGCTTTCGCCCGAAGAAATACCCGACGAGGCTGAAGTTGGGCATCGACGCGGCATCGCATACTTTCCATTCGCCATCTGTATTTCCTTGCGGGTAATCGGCATAGGAGTGAGAAGGCTGGAAAAAGCGAATTTCGCGGTTGGCTGTCTTCTTTACATCCACGGAGTCGATAGAGCCCCAACTGTAGTTGAACTCCATGTTCGACTGGCCTGAACAGAGCCAAACTTCGCCGGTCAGAATATCGTGGATGGTAATTTGCTTTTTGCCACTGGTGAAGGAAATCGTGTACGGGCCGCCAGCCTTGGGTGTTTTCACGGTTGTTTCCCAGGTCCAGTCTTTCTTCGGCATGGTGGTAATGGTATCGGACGGATTCCAGCTGCAAACAATCTTCACCGGAACGGTGCTATGTCCCCAACCCCACAGTTTTACATTGGATGAAGCCTGCAGTACCGCATGGTCACTCAAAATATTCGGGAGCTTTAATGTGGGTTGAGCGAACGTGAATGCAGGAATAATTACGAAGAGGAGAAAAAGAATGCGTTTCATGTGCTGTTGCTTTATCATTTTGTACAATTTATTTTTTTGGATTGATGAATTTACAAATAAAAAAATCGCCGGTGCAAACGAGTTTTCCACCGGCGAGTAGAATTCATCTCTTATGTATGTTTTCTTCCTTACCGGGAAAAACGCCCGGGATTAATTGGCCGGGAAAGTGTAACCTTTCCGCTTGAAGATAAGAAATCGGTCAGCCCGGTGGTTGAGAACAGGTTATGGTATACTCGATATCATTCCGTTGTTATTGTGGAGATAATGGCACGAATATAAAAAGGAGCATCAATATCAGAAGTAAGCCGCTCTTGAGATAAGTATGCAAGACTTAATAAAAAAGAGGTTGCCCCCGAAGAGACAACCTCAATTTAAGCTCCTAAATGTTTTACTAACCTATTTCTATTTGCTAATTACTCCAGCCGGAGTACAGTCCTTCGCCATTCTGATAACCTTCAACTTGCTGTAATTTGCCTTCCGAAATATCTACCTGCGATTGCGGTATCGGGAAGAAGCCTTTTGTTTCGTCATAGCGTTGGCTATAGCCTTTGGGGCTAAGCGCTTTTTGGGTAGCCGGTTCACCAAAGTTATAGATTGGAACGCCAACCTGGCTCTCGAGCGCAGCTTTTGCATAAGCGGGTCCCCATCTTCTCATATCATTCCATCTTAGTCCTTCAAATGCAAACTCGTGACGGCGTTCTTTCTGAATGTTCTGAAGTGAGTAAGAAACTGGTGGCAGATCGGCACGTGCCCTGACCTCATTCATGTACTGAGCATCTTCCGTTAGCTCCGACATCATTAGAAGAACGTCGGCATAGCGGATGAAGATCAAGTCATCGGTATGAGAGAGCTGGTTATTGTCGTTATTGCCATACATTACGACGCTGTAGTCGTTTTTGATACTTCCGTCAGAAGCTTTGGCAGCAATGCCGTTGTACTTCTTCCCCCAGTAGTTACTTTCCATTACAAAATCCCATTGACCTCTTTTGTAACCTAACGGAACCACTTCTTTTTCAATATTCATAACGGAGGCCCACAATCTGGGGTCATTGGGTTCATCAGCTTCCCACTCGTCAACCAGTGATTTCGGAACAGAATTTCCCTGTCCCCAACCACCGGCGAAAGGGAAGGTATTTTGCAGAGGTTGCAGACCTCTTAAAGCAAAATATAACTCGTACTGGTTGGAGTATCCTCTTTTGACTCCCCAATCGGAAAAGTTGGAAAATTTCTCGGCAAACATGGTCTCCGGATTCCTGGCACCATTGTCGCTGGCATAGGTCAGGCTTTTTCCTGTTGAGTCCATGTAGTCCTGAATATATTTATAGTCTCCGATGGTGGCAGAATTTGTATAGGGCCATAATTCATGGAAGTCAGCTACCAGATGGTGCCCACTGTTGTTAATACAATCACCCAACCAGTCAATCACATTCTGCTTGGTAACACTTCCTCCATCAGCAAGAGGCAGCGCATCTTTCTGATAAAAGCCGGTATAGAATAAATAAACCCGGGCCATTAGTGCCTCAGCAGCCCATCTCGTAACTCTGCCGTCTTCTATCTGGTCATAAGGAACGTTAGGCATTATTTCGATGGCGGTCTTCAGGTCCGAAGCCATTTGCCCGTAAAGTTGTTCGCTTGTGGCAGCAGGCAGGTTTTCAGGCTCTGTATTTGTTGTAAGCGGTACGTCCCCAAAGAGCGTAGCCAGTTGATAGTAAAACCAGGCTCTCAAAAACAGAGCTTCACCTTTATACTGATTGTTCAGGCTTTCGCTGATGACGTCGGTACCAAGGTTGCCAAGATTCTCGATTGCATAATTGGCGCGGTAAATTCCGGTATATCCCTCTGTCCATGCATGGTTCAGCATTTCAGGGTCAGAATACTGGAAATTTTCATAGGCCTGAGCTTTAACATCATTCATACCTCCGCCACCTAATGCATCGTCGCTGGCTATCTGGCAAACGAGGAAATAGCTTTGGTCTGCAAATCTTTGAGCATTATTCATGGTGGTGTAAATACCAGCCATCATTTGTTTGGCATCATCTGCCGTTTGTGGAAAATTTGCTGAGGTTTTTAAGGTAAGAGGCTTTTGGTCCAGGAAGTTATTACACCCCGTGAACATCACCACAGCAACGATAAAATATATTATTTTTTTCATAATAATTCTCAGATTAAGGTTTTTTTAAAATGACAAATTAACACCGGCCAGGAAAGTTCGCGGAGTAGGATAGAAACCGAGGTCAATTCCTGAAACCCAGCCTTGGTCGTCGCCATAACCTACTTCCGGATCCATTCCCGAATAATTGGTTATTGTGAATAAATTGCGGGCCCCCACGTAGAAGCGAGCCTGACCGAAGGGCATAGCCGGCATTATCCGTTTAAAATCATAGCCGAGTGTAACATTTTGTATTTTTACATAGTCCCCATTTTCAACATAAATCGAAGAAATATTGATCCGGTTGGTACTGTTACCTGCGGTCAGACGCGGGAATGAATTGGAAGTGCCTTCACCCGTCCAGCGTTTGCTCAGAATGTCAGTCGTATAATTCTGGAACTCATTATCGGCAAATGAACGATATGATTTCATGATTTGCTGTCCAAAAGCGCCTTTACCGCTGAGGGAGAAATCAAAACCTTTGTACGATAAATTGAATCCGAATCCGATACTTACATCGGGGTGAGGATTACCAATCATGGTTTTATCGTCGGGAGTAACTTTGTTGTCACCGTTTGTATCGGCAAATATTACGTCACCCGGTTGTGGGTTTTCCTGTAGGAAACCATGTGTCCAATTGTCGATTTCCTGCTGATTCTGGAAGATTCCATGTATTTTATATCCATAGAAATATCCGATTGGGTAACCCACTTCAGCGCGGTACATTGGGTCAGTACCCTGGGAGATAATACCGGCAGGACCACGGATAATTCCTTCAGCATTGGCAAGACGGGTAACCTTGTTGTCATTTTTTGAGGCATTAAAGTAAGCTCCGTAGTGGAAATCGCCTAGATTATCATTCCAGCGAAGAGACAACTCATAACCCTTGTTCTCTACGTCACCACCATTAATATATGGTGCACCGGCGCCGTATATTTCAGGGATGGGAGCTTGTACCAGCCAGTCGACGGTTTTCTTGTTGTAGTAGTCGAATGCAACCTGAAGCCGGGAATCGAGGAAATAAGCGTCAACACCGATATCCAACTGCTCTGAAGTTTCCCAGGTAATATCTTTGTTGGGCAGAATGGATGGATATCCTCCTAATTGTTGTTTATTTCTGTCGTTTCCGAAAGAGTAGTTGTTCTCGGAATCAAAAGCGATGATACTCAGATACTGGTAGGGATCGATATTCGAATTACCGTTTTGTCCCCAACTGGCTCTCAGTTTCAGGAAATTGACAATGTTGTTGTCTTCTAGGAATCCCTCATCAGTGAGCACCCAGCCGGCAGAAACAGACGGGAAATATCCCCAACGATTACCTTCCGGGAAGTTGGATGAGCCATCAGCCCTCATTACTAAAGTTAACAGATAGGTTTCGTTGTAATCGTATTGAATCCTTCCAAAGAATGAAGCCAGTGAACCTCTGTCATCCGGGCTGCCGGATAAGCTTGTAACACCTGATGTTAATCCATCGGTGTTGTCAATATAGGCATAATCAAATCCTACATAAGTGGGGTTTGCATTCGTTGTTTGCATGTTCGAGCCAAGTCCCCATTTTTCGAGAGATTGCCCAACGAGTACATCAAACGAATTACGATTTAATTTAAACTTATAATTTAACGTATTTTCAAAAGTCCAGCTGCTACCATTTCCTGACGACTGGGTTATACGCCCCGGACTCAGCGAAACATCACCGGCAAGGTCATAAGCAGGCTGATAGCTGCGATAACTGTTCGCATTCATTCGGTATCCAAAGCTACTTTTGAATAACAGATCCTTTATTGGTTGAATTTCAATATAGGCGTTACTGTTTATGTTGTAGTTTTTGGTTTCGTTCATTCCCCTGTTCAGTACCATCTGAGCCACGGGGTTGTATAGTCTGGAAGAAAGAGCTGCCAGACCAGAAGCCTGTAAATCTGGATTGGCATAGTACTCACCTTTGTCATTGTAAACCGGAACCAGTGGATTGCCATCGAGCATGTTACGAATATCGTTGTAATACATTCCTCCAACGGCAATACCAGAGCGTTTGCGGAAACTATAATTCAGTGTTTGTCCAAATTTGATGATATCAAGTCCGTTGTTTTTGTAAATTACATGGTCACTATTGAGTCGGACAGTATATTTATCATTTTGAGGCTGAACCGGTTTACCCAGTACTCCTTCCTGAGAAGAATAGGAAAAACCGAGAGAAAAAACTGACTGGTCAGTACCACCGGCGAGGTTAAATGCGTGGTTTTGAATAGGGGCATATTTGTTGTAAATCTCATCCAGCCAGTTTGTCCCGTTCCATTGTCCACTCTGAATTTTCTGATATAAATCCGGGATTACACTGGCAAAGTCGATTGCGGTTTTACCCGAGGTGGTTCTTTCTTCATTGTAAATGGTCATGAATTGCTTGGCATTAAGCGGTTTGGCCAGGTTTGGGACGTCCTGCACACCGTAATAGCCATCGTAGGTAACTTTTATTTTGCCTTTTTTTCCTTGCTTGGTAGTAACCAGTATAACACCATTGGCAGCACGGGCACCATAAATGGCAGCAGAAGCAGCATCCTTTAATACATCGATTGATTCAATGTCTGATGGATTAAGATTATTGATGTCACCTCCGGCAACACCGTCAATAACATACAATGGAGAGGAGTTTCCAATCGTACCCAATCCCCTAATATTCACTTTAAAACCTTCCCCCGGCATACCA
This Prolixibacter sp. NT017 DNA region includes the following protein-coding sequences:
- a CDS encoding sialate O-acetylesterase, translating into MKRILFLLFVIIPAFTFAQPTLKLPNILSDHAVLQASSNVKLWGWGHSTVPVKIVCSWNPSDTITTMPKKDWTWETTVKTPKAGGPYTISFTSGKKQITIHDILTGEVWLCSGQSNMEFNYSWGSIDSVDVKKTANREIRFFQPSHSYADYPQGNTDGEWKVCDAASMPNFSLVGYFFGRKLNAQLHKPVGLIGSYWGGSCVQAWTPEEAYKGNSQLLREAEDLPAVSWSPVAPTVIYNAMIHPILNYKIAGTIWYQGEQNTDRPQYYGDLFKAMITSWRKEFRNDFPFYFVQIAPWSGYGGLSGAIVREQQASALSLPKTGMVTVGDLVDDVTNIHPKSKKPVGDRLANLALKEVYGFDKLQPYQPQFASMNIKGNKAFITVKSIGKLTVKGRTIESFQVAGSDQHFYPAQAKLKKDGTIEVFSKQVKHPVAVRYCYTNGGMPNLFDTNGLPLEPFRTDNWKVK
- a CDS encoding RagB/SusD family nutrient uptake outer membrane protein, with translation MKKIIYFIVAVVMFTGCNNFLDQKPLTLKTSANFPQTADDAKQMMAGIYTTMNNAQRFADQSYFLVCQIASDDALGGGGMNDVKAQAYENFQYSDPEMLNHAWTEGYTGIYRANYAIENLGNLGTDVISESLNNQYKGEALFLRAWFYYQLATLFGDVPLTTNTEPENLPAATSEQLYGQMASDLKTAIEIMPNVPYDQIEDGRVTRWAAEALMARVYLFYTGFYQKDALPLADGGSVTKQNVIDWLGDCINNSGHHLVADFHELWPYTNSATIGDYKYIQDYMDSTGKSLTYASDNGARNPETMFAEKFSNFSDWGVKRGYSNQYELYFALRGLQPLQNTFPFAGGWGQGNSVPKSLVDEWEADEPNDPRLWASVMNIEKEVVPLGYKRGQWDFVMESNYWGKKYNGIAAKASDGSIKNDYSVVMYGNNDNNQLSHTDDLIFIRYADVLLMMSELTEDAQYMNEVRARADLPPVSYSLQNIQKERRHEFAFEGLRWNDMRRWGPAYAKAALESQVGVPIYNFGEPATQKALSPKGYSQRYDETKGFFPIPQSQVDISEGKLQQVEGYQNGEGLYSGWSN
- a CDS encoding DUF6261 family protein is translated as MIEIALSGLKNNVLFTLCKRIYELILSVKTEEMGIDFYFGRFEEAYAEYKAAMEKSVLSAAEIAEKDSFRDRMWSALRIHVKNYLRHPLLGAKATPILNEIDKYGKQVVKQSYEAESAIIHNLTETLESGFTDDLAAMHADEWLSLLKDANTDFETTLRAYNAQKSNADEVDAATSVRPGLEEALRKLLTFLPMQAEVTGNSGLNELVKQLEVEVSRF
- a CDS encoding DUF4861 family protein, which codes for MKINRQKKLIYWPLLSLFLLAGCNSNTVLKKEVHVKNTLDFNRISETVSIPMTKLKDLTAKYSPKDLLVLDPSSGNYLVRQLIDENQDGQPDELLFQVSIKANEEKTYQIIGRENGAEEQPHSKYTTFSRFVPERIDDYAWENDKVAFRTFGPKAQQLTEEHKPGGTLTSGIDLWFKRVKYPIIDEWYAGAVDSVDYYNVDRGEGCDAYHVGSSRGDGGIGVWQDDSLHVSKNFVSYKTIARGPIRTVFELTYAPWSEYRIHETKRISLDLGSNFSKFVVSLKPEKPVPNITIGISMHERKGDVKLEPKEGWFRQWEKGADSFVGEGVVVNPARVDSAFTHISPTPDQSQIMVVTQPNDSVLTYYAGFAWVKSGQVKSVEGWDAMLQKQAERILHPLEVTIQ
- a CDS encoding TonB-dependent receptor, with amino-acid sequence MKLTLMLIFGTIFSIYANNSYSQSTRISLNQENATIREVLKQIEKKSEFYFAYNNKLIDVKRRVNVDAENEKINQILNAIFAGTDVTYTVLDRQIVLSSKKAMGETAPQQKGKTVAGKVTDSNGDPLPGVTVIIKGTTQGAITDANGNYSVDNVPVDGYLDFSFVGMKKQELSVAGKTTLNVEMQSSAIGLDEVIAVGYGVQKKKLTTGANLNLTADELKQQNTSEPLVAIQSQSPGVNITQSSGMPGEGFKVNIRGLGTIGNSSPLYVIDGVAGGDINNLNPSDIESIDVLKDAASAAIYGARAANGVILVTTKQGKKGKIKVTYDGYYGVQDVPNLAKPLNAKQFMTIYNEERTTSGKTAIDFASVIPDLYQKIQSGQWNGTNWLDEIYNKYAPIQNHAFNLAGGTDQSVFSLGFSYSSQEGVLGKPVQPQNDKYTVRLNSDHVIYKNNGLDIIKFGQTLNYSFRKRSGIAVGGMYYNDIRNMLDGNPLVPVYNDKGEYYANPDLQASGLAALSSRLYNPVAQMVLNRGMNETKNYNINSNAYIEIQPIKDLLFKSSFGYRMNANSYRSYQPAYDLAGDVSLSPGRITQSSGNGSSWTFENTLNYKFKLNRNSFDVLVGQSLEKWGLGSNMQTTNANPTYVGFDYAYIDNTDGLTSGVTSLSGSPDDRGSLASFFGRIQYDYNETYLLTLVMRADGSSNFPEGNRWGYFPSVSAGWVLTDEGFLEDNNIVNFLKLRASWGQNGNSNIDPYQYLSIIAFDSENNYSFGNDRNKQQLGGYPSILPNKDITWETSEQLDIGVDAYFLDSRLQVAFDYYNKKTVDWLVQAPIPEIYGAGAPYINGGDVENKGYELSLRWNDNLGDFHYGAYFNASKNDNKVTRLANAEGIIRGPAGIISQGTDPMYRAEVGYPIGYFYGYKIHGIFQNQQEIDNWTHGFLQENPQPGDVIFADTNGDNKVTPDDKTMIGNPHPDVSIGFGFNLSYKGFDFSLSGKGAFGQQIMKSYRSFADNEFQNYTTDILSKRWTGEGTSNSFPRLTAGNSTNRINISSIYVENGDYVKIQNVTLGYDFKRIMPAMPFGQARFYVGARNLFTITNYSGMDPEVGYGDDQGWVSGIDLGFYPTPRTFLAGVNLSF
- the mvaD gene encoding diphosphomevalonate decarboxylase — translated: MADKKSDWKETTWVSPSNIALIKYWGKHGEQLPNNPSLSLTLKNSVTKTKLRYRRLDEPVPDSEDLKVAYWFDGERNEAFERKVANYLRRLLPEMPYLTSLELEFQSTNTFPHSTGIASSASSMSAITLCLVDMEKKMGLRKPPTQDLSRRASHLARLGSGSACRSVYGGWVTWGEDGLLPDSSDRYASPLEQDIPEQWQNLRDAILIVNSDRKKVSSSAGHGLMSNHPFAEGRYRQARKHLNCMMLALQNGDEKTFVEVVESEALSLHGLLMTSSQDGLLLQPESLQIINAVRAFREKTGLMVCFTLDAGPNVHLLYRDEDKEMVQQFIQEELLPFCENRQWIDDEIGEGPYKEEIK
- a CDS encoding mevalonate kinase, which produces MKRFPAKILLFGEYSIITGSKGLALPFNLYGGQLAFPVGKMSPAEKEAAHISNQHLAELLGFLEKNAAAPVFLNLTSFRDDLATGLYFQSNIPNQYGVGSSGALTAALYHRYGQDTEEETLPEIRKQMAVIESFYHGTSSGLDPLVSYVQKPVWIESRDKISVEAGWPEKFFDEYAVFLIDSGQQGGTGDLVNWFMEQHQRPGFREVFEEELVSGIDELVDALLHAQTDPVQAVLQRISRFQLDYFRPMIPVEFRKHFRYGLETDDFTLKLCGSGGGGYLLGFTKNRIATEKYFREREISCLFVEMIPESVDGNGFPS